The following DNA comes from Cucumis sativus cultivar 9930 chromosome 7, Cucumber_9930_V3, whole genome shotgun sequence.
GTCCAAGCAAATAAAAATCTACAACACAAACATTAAAGAACTACGAAACTCCAAAAGACACTAAAATGAACTTAATCTAAAgcttcataaatttcatatccCTTTCCGCGGCAGATAGAAGAACAGAGTAACAAACCTGACTGGGAGGAGAGCGATCAAGTTCATATCGAATTTCATTACGGAGAAGTCTGAGAATGTTGCCTTCGAAAGCGGATCTGCGCATGTCGGCAATGTAGTGGCGCAGTGTCTTGCAGAAAACGTAGTGGTTTTCAGGTGGGAATACGATGGGATTTTGAAGGTGCAATTGAGTAGTTAGTGATTtgtgagaagaaaatgaagaagaagaagaagaaaactgaaGGCATTTTCTCAATGGTCGAATCAATCTTGCCATTGCCGGTGAATTCGTACTGGAGAAGACGACGTGGAAATTGCTCCtcggggtttagggtttaagcACTTGCTCATgctctaaatttaaaatatataaataagaataaaaaaatggagattTTCTGAAAGgcccttttattttattttattaccaAGACTATCCCctccaaatttgaaattaacaaaaaatgaagggtatgaatgaaattaaatagagagagattatgatttaattatttattaacaaaaaaaattacgaatgaacaaaatggaaatatcatATGAAAGTGGATAGGGGACATgtccaattaaatattttccaaatgTTAAACATCTttcaatttaatcatatagAATGACgtacatatttattatttaaaacaaaataatggcACACTATTTTTAATGCTTAAAACTTATTGACTCTGTTAGATGATAGTCTCTATAATTCAAATGGGTTATGCGATATGCATTTGGGATGGAGAAATTTGTGGTGGGAATCCGTTTGTTTTcgatgtaaaaaaattaaatttcgaaaccaataataaattgtcatattaatatttattagtggttaaaaaatacaagtaattgaatttatgtgtctcaaattaaaattgtagaattttttttgtaaattttgatgATGCTACGTATTCACAAAGTGCATAGAGAATTTTGAAGGAGAAATATACGTGATATTTATGGACtatgacaaaattttggatttcatctatataaaatttgataaacttaTCTATCAATGACAACATAACTGTgtctattaaaatttattattaataaatctcaaattttactggttaatattttatcaaataattttactCCATGTAATTACatttataatgattttgttcTTATAACCGACATTTCCAAGTCAttgataaaaggaaaaaaaaaaaacttaacataTTTTTAGATGGAAGAATAATTACACCTACATTGATtacaaatttctattttcgtacttaaattattacaaatatttaacttCAGCCTATCTTTATACACTAAAGTTAAAACcactaatttgtttttatgtatAGACTTGCATAAAAAAGTTTGGTTTAAATATTGTTCGACTCTctaccattttaaaattttatcattcttagaaatttatatattttttggaaaCTTAGTTGGTGTATAACTAAATCTACCTTAATTCACTAATTTAAGCTTTATAAGTCAATCAACAATATGAGATGGTATTAGAGGACCATGATCTAAGATGTATTATGTTCAATCTCCTACCATGTTATTTCAtccattaatattaattttgatttgttgagttttcaaatttactttatccttatattctttaaaaactaTCACTTTTGtctcttatttttgttttatacttTCTCCAAAGTATGAAATTGGATACCCACTTGcatattattctaataaaaaaaaacgataAGTTAGAAATATGAGTAATAtgattcaaaaaaaattagaatttaattatccTTTTAACTAAGCtatatttgagaatttttttctaacatggactagattttacattttcttaaactatatgaaaaaatttgtaattaaaacaaatataaaaaagagcatttaatcaatgtaaagatagaaatgaaatttatgttaGTGATAAAACTATactatatagatatatatacacttaaGCTAAGAGGAGAAAATTAAGTGAGACAGCTAAGAAGTCCTTCAGTGGTATTGATGTAATTAATCCCAAAACCAAGGCTGATCATATTTCCTCACCAAACTAGACTCATCCACGGTCCAGATCATATCTACGGTGTTCCAACAACGAGTCGCCGCCGGTGACGCCCGTTAGAATTGCAAACTAAGAAACGAGAGTTTCAATTCTTCTCCAcagattttgaatttcaaaattttctcatcTCCACTACTTTCACTCTGCGCTTTGCTTTTCCTGCTCCAATTTCTGCCAGTTCTTGGTCATGAATTGAGATAGAAATGGTGTTTTTGCTTAAGAAACCAATCGGAAAAACTACCGGAGGATCCGTGCCGGTGTACCTGAATGTGTATGATCTAACTGCGATCAATGGCTATGCTTACTGGCTTGGCCTCGGCGTTTTCCATTCCGGTGTTCAAGGTCAGTAATGGTACTAATTGCTTCCGTTTGATCTTCGTTTCTGAAGGCGTTTCGTgagtttttctgtttttctcttgGCTGAAGCACTAATGCAGCTTTttgcgttttttttttctttttgtgttctTGTTAATTCGTTGATGCGATGCGATTTGCGATGcgtgtatatttttttttacttgttttgaTTTGTGTTTGGAAATGGAGAAGGTTTCAGTGAGTTAATTTTGTGTACGAGATGCATGGCCTGTGAGAAAAATTGTTCAGATTTAGCAGCCTCTTCATGAACTATCACTATCAGCTCGTTTTATGGCCTGTTTTTAACTCGATTGAGCACATTCTTTTCTGTTAATCATACTACCGATTAAGCTATCGAACTTCGAGCATTTTTCCGGTTTGGTAGATGAGTAAATTTTCCGACAGCTAAACACTTATTTCTGATTTCGCTTCTATTTCCAGCTCATTTTCTTGATAGTATGTTGATTTCGTAGTCGGTGCCGGCGGAGTTTTTATTTCCCAGTTTGGCATATCCTTCATTTGAATTTGCCGAACATGATTTGACATTTTAGCTATTGATTTCGATTGTAGTTCATGGTGTGGAATACGCATTCGGAGCTCACGAGTACTCAACAACGGGAATTTTTGAAGGAGTGCCGAAGCAATGCGATGGTTTTAGATTTAGGAAAACAATTTTGGTAGGCAAAACAGATATGAAACCAACAGAGGTGAGATCTTTAATGGAAGAACTTGCTCAAATCTACAAGGGAAATGcttataatttaatcacaAAAAATTGCAACCATTTTTGCAATGATGCTTGTATTAAACTCACAGGGAATTCCATCCCAAATTGGGTTAATCGCCTTGCTAGAATTGGTAAGTAACAAACTACCTCCTTCTTTTATCCATTTGTGGcttgttttttcaatatatcagATTCCTTTTCGTTTTGTGCATTTGTACTGATTTCAAGTTCATTTAAGAGGTTAACATGATGAATACGAGCACATCCCAAATTCAGCTTTGGAGTTCATTTCTTTCCTTGCTTGTAAATCTGGAATTCTTTAGCAACAAGATCatattcatcatcttcttgCTGAGAAACAGTTTTTTTCCCTATGAAAGAGGGACTGAAAAGTACTTTGAATTCGTATCTAGACTGTCCGGCGGGTATAGAAATTCTCGAATATAATCAACATCCTATTATGACAACCTCATTGAGTAATTTTTACTTGTTTCATGCTACCCATTTTGTATGTTTGTGACTTATCAGGGTATATGAATTTTGGAATCAACATCCAATGGTAGCTACATTATGGCAGTTTGGTTGAAT
Coding sequences within:
- the LOC101205322 gene encoding deSI-like protein At4g17486, which codes for MVFLLKKPIGKTTGGSVPVYLNVYDLTAINGYAYWLGLGVFHSGVQVHGVEYAFGAHEYSTTGIFEGVPKQCDGFRFRKTILVGKTDMKPTEVRSLMEELAQIYKGNAYNLITKNCNHFCNDACIKLTGNSIPNWVNRLARIGFLCNCVLPVTLNSTRIRHHHRIEDKVVTMEAKKELTSESTKTSSSNSSSSATSSPSLTFRPGRNRTRRAPPPSSPLFSHSSSSSS